A stretch of the Bacillota bacterium genome encodes the following:
- the pyrR gene encoding bifunctional pyr operon transcriptional regulator/uracil phosphoribosyltransferase PyrR — protein MRLKTMLLDEAALNRAITRIAHEIVEKNKGTKDLVLLGILTRGYPLAQQLAEKIKQFEGVEVPVGSLDITLYRDDLTTVAEQPMVKGSSIPCSLNGKVVVLVDDVLFTGRTVRAALDAVIDQGRPKRIELAIIVDRGHRELPIRADFVGKNVPTSRKELISVMVKEVDDVDAVWIGEL, from the coding sequence ATGCGACTGAAGACAATGCTGCTGGATGAGGCCGCCCTGAATCGAGCGATCACCCGCATTGCCCATGAAATTGTGGAAAAGAACAAGGGCACTAAGGATCTGGTGCTTTTGGGGATTCTAACGCGAGGATACCCCTTGGCCCAGCAGTTAGCGGAGAAGATTAAGCAGTTCGAAGGGGTAGAAGTTCCCGTGGGTTCGCTGGACATCACTCTGTATCGTGATGATTTGACCACGGTCGCAGAGCAGCCGATGGTGAAGGGCTCCAGCATTCCCTGCAGCCTCAATGGCAAAGTTGTCGTGCTCGTTGATGACGTCTTGTTTACCGGCCGAACGGTCCGGGCAGCCCTGGACGCTGTCATTGACCAAGGCCGGCCCAAGCGGATTGAACTGGCCATCATCGTCGATCGGGGACATCGTGAGTTACCGATTCGAGCCGACTTTGTTGGCAAGAACGTTCCGACGTCTCGGAAAGAACTGATCAGTGTGATGGTCAAAGAAGTCGACGATGTCGATGCCGTTTGGATCGGGGAGTTGTAA